A section of the Armatimonadota bacterium genome encodes:
- a CDS encoding mandelate racemase/muconate lactonizing enzyme family protein, translating to MRIVRIEVYGYELTYRHGTYGMSGGRVVRTLPSTVVRILTDEGLEGWGEVCPLGSTYLPAFAEGARAALRELLPPLVGLDPRDLAVLHRRMDSTLRGFAFAKSPVDMACWDLVGKATGLPVYLLLGGRWQERFPLYVAVPLRDAGEMADFVREQRALGVRRFQLKVGTAPQEDLARVRAVLDVTGEEEVVIADANGAYRLHQAAVLSRLLAGVDRVILEQPCPTLEECRALRGGASLPLILDEVVTDVREVLEAVGMGAVGINLKISRFGGLTGSRLVRDLAQELGLSLIIEDTWGGDLVTAAASHLAASTRPEAFLAASFMNDWVLEHVAGHQPRSQGGFGAPPPGPGLGVEVDRSGLRLLFATEGEGG from the coding sequence GTGAGGATCGTGCGCATCGAGGTGTACGGGTACGAGCTCACCTACCGCCACGGGACCTACGGGATGTCCGGCGGCCGCGTGGTCCGCACCTTGCCCTCCACCGTGGTGCGGATCCTCACGGACGAAGGACTGGAGGGGTGGGGGGAGGTCTGCCCTCTGGGTTCTACCTACCTCCCGGCCTTTGCGGAAGGAGCCCGGGCCGCGCTCAGAGAACTCCTTCCGCCTCTCGTGGGTCTGGACCCCCGGGACCTCGCGGTCCTTCACCGACGCATGGACAGCACCCTGCGGGGATTCGCGTTCGCCAAAAGCCCCGTGGACATGGCGTGCTGGGATCTGGTGGGGAAGGCCACGGGGCTTCCCGTCTACCTGCTGCTGGGCGGACGGTGGCAGGAGCGGTTTCCCCTCTACGTGGCTGTTCCGTTGCGGGACGCCGGGGAGATGGCGGACTTCGTGCGGGAGCAACGTGCTCTGGGCGTCCGTCGGTTCCAGCTGAAGGTCGGCACCGCGCCTCAGGAGGATCTGGCCCGGGTGCGGGCGGTCCTGGACGTCACCGGGGAGGAGGAGGTGGTGATCGCGGACGCGAACGGAGCGTACCGGTTGCACCAAGCCGCGGTGCTCTCCCGCCTTCTCGCGGGAGTGGACCGTGTCATCCTCGAGCAGCCCTGCCCCACCCTGGAGGAGTGCCGGGCACTCCGCGGAGGAGCCTCGCTCCCCTTGATCCTGGACGAGGTGGTGACGGACGTGCGGGAGGTGCTGGAAGCCGTGGGAATGGGGGCGGTGGGGATCAACCTCAAGATCAGCCGGTTCGGGGGTCTCACCGGATCGCGCCTCGTGCGGGACCTGGCGCAGGAACTGGGCCTCTCCCTCATCATCGAGGACACATGGGGGGGAGACCTCGTGACGGCGGCCGCAAGCCACCTGGCCGCCAGCACCCGGCCCGAGGCGTTTCTGGCGGCCTCTTTCATGAACGACTGGGTTCTGGAGCACGTGGCGGGGCATCAACCCCGCTCCCAGGGCGGGTTCGGGGCCCCGCCTCCGGGGCCGGGTCTTGGGGTGGAGGTGGATCGGAGCGGGCTGCGGCTGCTGTTCGCCACGGAGGGGGAAGGGGGATGA
- the ald gene encoding alanine dehydrogenase — MRIGVPRERKEQEYRVGITPAGVMQLVEAGHEVLVEAGAGEGSGFSDEEYGRRGARVIRDPAEVWGADLVLKVKEPLPEEYRYLRPGLVLFAFLHLAADPQLTHALLGSRAVAIAYETVQLPDGELPLLTPMSEVAGKLAVQEAAYHLKRTGGGKGTLLGGVTGVAPGTVVILGGGVVGTNAARVALGMGAQVTVLEKNPRRMRFLDEVLHGRFQALASNPYTIEQAVAYADVLVGAVLVPGARTPRLVTEEMVKAMKPGSVIVDVSIDQGGCVEGIRPTTHRDPVYVRHGVVHYAVPNMPSAVPRTSTVALTNATIPYALQIAAKGWIRACREDPALRRGLNVVEGALTHPGVAEAHGLPYAPAEEILEPR, encoded by the coding sequence ATGCGGATCGGAGTGCCCAGGGAGCGCAAGGAGCAGGAGTACCGGGTGGGGATCACGCCCGCGGGCGTGATGCAGCTGGTGGAGGCCGGCCACGAGGTCCTCGTCGAGGCGGGAGCCGGGGAGGGCAGCGGGTTCTCGGACGAGGAGTACGGGCGCCGGGGTGCCCGGGTGATCCGGGACCCCGCGGAGGTGTGGGGCGCAGACCTCGTGCTGAAGGTGAAGGAGCCCCTCCCGGAGGAGTACCGGTATCTGAGGCCTGGACTCGTCCTGTTCGCCTTCCTGCACCTGGCCGCGGATCCGCAACTCACCCATGCCCTGCTCGGTTCCCGAGCGGTGGCCATCGCCTACGAGACCGTGCAGCTCCCGGACGGGGAACTGCCCCTGCTCACCCCCATGAGCGAGGTGGCCGGGAAGCTCGCCGTCCAGGAGGCCGCTTACCACCTGAAGCGCACGGGGGGCGGGAAGGGGACGCTCCTGGGAGGGGTCACCGGTGTCGCGCCGGGCACGGTGGTCATCCTGGGGGGCGGCGTGGTGGGCACCAATGCCGCGCGGGTGGCACTGGGCATGGGCGCTCAGGTCACCGTTCTCGAGAAAAACCCCCGGAGGATGCGGTTCCTGGATGAGGTGCTCCACGGCAGATTCCAGGCCCTGGCGAGCAACCCCTACACCATCGAGCAGGCGGTGGCGTACGCGGACGTGCTGGTGGGCGCGGTCCTGGTCCCCGGGGCGCGCACGCCGCGGCTGGTGACGGAAGAGATGGTGAAGGCCATGAAGCCGGGGTCCGTCATCGTGGACGTCTCCATCGACCAGGGCGGGTGCGTGGAGGGGATCCGGCCCACCACCCACCGCGACCCCGTGTACGTCCGGCACGGGGTGGTTCACTACGCGGTTCCAAACATGCCCTCAGCTGTCCCCCGGACCTCCACCGTGGCCCTCACCAACGCCACCATCCCCTACGCCCTGCAGATCGCGGCCAAGGGATGGATCCGGGCCTGCCGGGAGGACCCGGCGCTCCGGAGGGGGCTCAACGTGGTGGAGGGTGCCCTCACCCATCCGGGTGTGGCCGAGGCCCACGGGCTCCCGTATGCTCCCGCGGAGGAGATCCTGGAACCTCGCTAG
- the rpoZ gene encoding DNA-directed RNA polymerase subunit omega produces MIRPPIEVLLERVPNKYALVMLAAKRAQQLGTGQLPLVDVDSQNPVTIALEEVAAGRVRPEWPREPLAIFRDV; encoded by the coding sequence ATGATCCGACCGCCCATCGAGGTGCTGCTGGAGCGCGTGCCCAACAAGTACGCCTTGGTGATGCTGGCTGCGAAGCGGGCCCAGCAGCTGGGCACGGGCCAGCTGCCGCTTGTGGACGTCGATTCCCAGAACCCGGTCACCATCGCCCTCGAGGAAGTCGCGGCCGGGCGGGTCCGGCCGGAGTGGCCGCGGGAGCCTCTCGCCATTTTCCGGGACGTCTAG
- a CDS encoding DUF72 domain-containing protein yields MATAWIGTSGFNYRHWVGVLYPEGLPSRRWLARYAEHFNAVEMNVTFYRLPPRRTFEAWAREVPEGFRFVLKGSRFITHLRRLREVQEALDRFFAHAEPLGDRLSCVLWQLPPRFPADAERLGAFLGLLPSSVRHAFEFRDPSWFSEAVYRRLEARDAAVVGADWPFQVLLPGMHPQPLERSPVRVPHTARWSYLRRHGPGSLYGSGYTEQHIRADATWIRKELEAGRDVYVFYNNDVGGHAVRDALSLAGRVWAEVSSA; encoded by the coding sequence GTGGCCACCGCGTGGATCGGGACCTCAGGGTTCAACTACCGGCACTGGGTGGGGGTGCTCTACCCGGAGGGTCTTCCCTCCCGCCGGTGGCTTGCGCGCTACGCGGAGCACTTCAACGCGGTGGAGATGAACGTCACCTTTTACCGTCTGCCGCCGCGCAGGACCTTTGAGGCCTGGGCCCGAGAGGTTCCAGAAGGGTTCCGGTTCGTGCTGAAGGGAAGCCGTTTCATCACGCACCTCCGCCGTCTGCGGGAGGTCCAAGAGGCCCTGGACCGGTTCTTCGCGCACGCGGAGCCCCTGGGAGATCGCCTGAGCTGCGTGTTGTGGCAGCTCCCGCCCCGCTTCCCCGCGGATGCGGAGCGGCTGGGGGCGTTCCTGGGCTTGCTCCCCTCCTCGGTCCGGCACGCCTTCGAGTTCCGGGATCCCTCATGGTTTTCAGAGGCCGTGTACCGCCGGCTGGAGGCAAGGGATGCCGCGGTGGTGGGGGCAGACTGGCCGTTTCAGGTGCTGCTTCCCGGGATGCATCCGCAGCCCCTCGAGCGGTCTCCGGTGCGGGTGCCACACACGGCCCGCTGGAGCTACCTGCGCCGCCATGGCCCGGGATCCCTCTACGGCAGCGGTTACACCGAACAACACATCCGGGCGGATGCCACCTGGATCCGAAAGGAGCTGGAGGCCGGACGGGACGTATACGTGTTTTACAACAACGACGTGGGAGGTCACGCGGTGCGCGACGCCCTCTCCCTCGCGGGGCGGGTGTGGGCGGAGGTGTCCAGCGCATGA
- the nth gene encoding endonuclease III: MTEYAPSPALRRRARTVDRLLEAFYGPPRIRPVRDPVGVLVRAVLSQNTSDRNSDRAFTRLRERLRTWRAVRDAPLRTVEALIRPAGLSTVRARRIRTLLRALPEAGGEPSLDFLRSASPEEARAWLLGQPGIGPKTAAIVLLFGLRLPAFPVDTHVYRVTRRVGLVPSGMSREAAHGWMEALVPPERYAPFHLLLVRHGREICRAHAPRCTGCPLRRACAAYVGRTSPQPAPPGPPRAGL, from the coding sequence ATGACGGAGTACGCTCCCTCCCCGGCCCTCCGACGCCGCGCCCGGACCGTGGACCGCCTGCTGGAGGCCTTCTACGGACCGCCTCGAATCCGCCCGGTCCGGGATCCGGTGGGGGTCCTCGTGCGCGCGGTCCTTTCCCAGAACACCTCCGACCGGAACAGCGACCGGGCCTTTACCCGGTTGCGGGAGCGCCTCCGGACGTGGCGCGCGGTGCGGGACGCGCCCCTCCGCACGGTGGAGGCCCTCATCCGGCCCGCGGGCCTGAGCACGGTCCGGGCCCGCCGCATCCGGACCCTCCTCCGGGCGCTCCCAGAAGCAGGAGGTGAACCCTCCCTGGACTTCCTCCGGAGTGCCTCCCCGGAGGAGGCGAGGGCGTGGCTGCTCGGACAACCCGGGATCGGACCGAAGACCGCGGCCATCGTGCTCCTGTTCGGCCTGAGGCTCCCTGCCTTCCCCGTGGACACCCACGTGTACCGGGTGACGCGGCGGGTGGGACTCGTGCCCTCCGGGATGTCCCGAGAGGCCGCGCACGGGTGGATGGAGGCCCTGGTTCCGCCCGAGCGGTACGCCCCCTTCCACCTCCTGCTGGTGCGCCACGGCCGGGAGATCTGCCGGGCCCACGCGCCCCGGTGCACGGGGTGCCCCCTCCGCAGAGCCTGCGCGGCCTATGTCGGCCGGACTTCTCCCCAACCTGCTCCCCCGGGGCCCCCGCGAGCTGGACTTTGA
- the tilS gene encoding tRNA lysidine(34) synthetase TilS encodes MASSVSVDRLIARIQEAVTEYRLFPPGARILVACSGGADSTALLHILRRFPDFWGLQLAVGHVHHGLRPEADEDAAFVQALCAQLGVPFHLARLTDLKPQDPNLESRAREARYQALGQIAQAVGASVVATGHTLDDQAETVLLRLVRGTGVAGLGGILPLRPLRPGVAVVRPLLWTRRQELRAFLSALGLSWREDPTNADLARPRSRIRHLILPLLERENPRIREALAHLAEMVRAEEAWWEEQLETLRETLVARRGEGALRVDRLGFQELAPALQRRLLRALVEELGIGADVTFVHVERIRRAVLRGETGNEFILPHGVRVRVAREVLIVDRGDTGSRPPVEVPLPVPGEVLSTELGLLVEARIEPVEGAGAVQGEWEVELDPAVSERGLVLRNRRPGDRIRLRGGHRKVQDVLTEAGVPRWERDGVGIVATRDGEVLWVIGYCAAALPPPREGRCLRMRAWRLEAGGGGSGCYNGAAGGGR; translated from the coding sequence ATGGCGTCTTCGGTGTCCGTGGATCGTCTGATCGCCCGCATCCAGGAAGCGGTGACGGAGTACCGCCTGTTTCCACCCGGTGCGCGGATCCTGGTGGCATGCTCCGGTGGGGCCGACAGCACCGCCCTCCTTCACATCCTGCGGCGTTTTCCGGACTTCTGGGGCCTGCAGCTCGCCGTGGGCCACGTGCACCACGGCCTTCGCCCGGAGGCGGATGAGGACGCGGCCTTCGTCCAAGCCCTGTGCGCGCAGCTCGGGGTTCCCTTTCACCTGGCGCGCCTGACGGATCTCAAGCCACAGGACCCCAACCTCGAATCCCGGGCCCGGGAGGCCCGCTATCAGGCCCTGGGCCAGATCGCGCAGGCCGTCGGTGCCTCCGTGGTGGCCACGGGCCACACTCTGGACGATCAGGCGGAGACGGTGCTCCTCCGGCTGGTGCGGGGTACGGGCGTGGCGGGGCTCGGGGGAATCCTGCCCCTCCGACCCCTTCGGCCAGGGGTCGCGGTCGTCCGGCCCTTGCTGTGGACCCGACGCCAGGAGCTCCGGGCCTTCCTCTCCGCCCTCGGCCTCTCCTGGCGGGAGGACCCGACGAACGCGGACCTCGCGCGCCCGCGCAGTCGGATCCGACATCTCATCCTCCCCCTGCTGGAGAGGGAGAATCCGCGGATCCGGGAAGCCCTGGCGCATCTGGCGGAGATGGTGCGGGCGGAGGAGGCGTGGTGGGAGGAACAGCTGGAGACCCTGCGGGAGACCCTGGTGGCCCGCAGAGGGGAAGGGGCCTTGCGGGTGGACCGCCTGGGTTTCCAGGAACTCGCCCCCGCCCTCCAGCGGCGGCTGCTCCGGGCACTGGTCGAGGAGCTCGGAATCGGAGCAGATGTCACGTTCGTTCACGTGGAGCGGATCCGTCGCGCGGTCTTGCGGGGAGAGACGGGGAACGAGTTCATCCTGCCGCACGGGGTGCGGGTCCGGGTGGCCCGGGAGGTGCTGATCGTGGATCGGGGGGACACGGGATCTCGTCCGCCCGTGGAGGTGCCGCTTCCGGTGCCCGGAGAGGTGCTCAGCACGGAGCTTGGGCTTCTCGTGGAGGCGAGGATCGAGCCGGTGGAGGGAGCCGGGGCCGTACAGGGGGAGTGGGAGGTGGAACTGGACCCCGCGGTGAGCGAGCGGGGGTTGGTCCTCCGCAACCGCCGGCCCGGGGATCGGATCCGGCTCCGGGGGGGGCATCGCAAGGTGCAGGACGTCCTTACGGAGGCCGGGGTTCCCCGGTGGGAGCGGGATGGGGTGGGAATCGTGGCTACCCGGGATGGAGAGGTCCTCTGGGTGATCGGCTACTGCGCGGCCGCCCTCCCTCCCCCCCGGGAGGGCAGATGCCTGCGGATGCGGGCGTGGCGGCTCGAAGCGGGCGGCGGGGGCTCGGGGTGTTATAATGGGGCGGCCGGAGGTGGCCGGTAG
- the tyrS gene encoding tyrosine--tRNA ligase → MTPRPSPEAQLALLRRGAAEIVSEEELLEKLREGRPLRVKLGLDPTAPDIHLGFAVVLRKLRQFQDLGHEAILVIGDFTALIGDPSGKKQTRPMLTPEEVERNAATYRAQYSRILDPERTRVVFNSQWLAPMRFADVIRLASKVTVARVMERDDFTERWREGIPIGLHELLYPLCQAYDSVALRADVELGGTDQKFNLLMGRNLQREFGQAPQVAFLMPLLPGLDGVEKMSKSLGNYIGIAEPPQEMYGKVMSLPDALMPTYFALCTELPEEEIRTLVEGLERGAVHPRDAKRRLAREIVRLWHGEEEARDAEEAFDRVFARKELPEQIPEVSLRGSELVEGRMPIVQLVVRAGLASSRSEARRLVLQGGVRVDGTRLDDPEARVEVREGMVLRVGKRRFARIRLRE, encoded by the coding sequence ATGACTCCCCGGCCCTCTCCGGAGGCGCAGCTGGCGCTTTTGCGCCGGGGTGCCGCGGAGATCGTCTCGGAAGAGGAGCTGCTTGAGAAGCTGCGGGAGGGTCGGCCGCTCCGAGTGAAGCTCGGGCTGGATCCCACGGCGCCCGACATCCACCTGGGGTTCGCGGTGGTCCTCCGGAAGCTGCGGCAGTTCCAGGACCTGGGGCACGAGGCCATCCTCGTGATCGGGGACTTCACCGCCCTCATCGGGGATCCCTCGGGCAAGAAGCAGACCCGGCCCATGCTCACCCCGGAAGAGGTGGAGCGCAACGCCGCCACCTACCGGGCGCAGTACAGCCGCATCCTGGATCCCGAGCGCACCCGGGTGGTGTTCAACAGCCAGTGGCTTGCGCCCATGCGGTTTGCGGACGTGATCCGGCTCGCCAGCAAGGTGACCGTGGCCCGGGTGATGGAGCGGGACGACTTCACGGAGCGCTGGCGGGAGGGGATTCCCATCGGCCTTCACGAGCTCCTCTACCCCCTCTGCCAGGCGTACGACTCCGTGGCCCTCCGGGCGGACGTGGAGCTGGGAGGCACGGATCAGAAGTTCAACCTCCTCATGGGGCGGAACCTCCAGCGGGAGTTCGGCCAAGCCCCGCAGGTAGCCTTCCTCATGCCGCTTCTGCCGGGGCTGGATGGCGTGGAGAAGATGAGCAAGTCCCTGGGCAACTACATCGGGATCGCGGAACCCCCGCAGGAGATGTACGGGAAGGTGATGTCCCTGCCGGACGCCCTCATGCCCACCTACTTCGCGCTGTGCACGGAGCTTCCCGAGGAGGAGATCCGAACCCTGGTGGAGGGCCTGGAGCGGGGCGCGGTGCACCCTCGGGACGCCAAACGCCGGCTCGCCCGGGAGATCGTGCGCCTCTGGCACGGGGAGGAGGAGGCCCGGGATGCGGAAGAGGCCTTCGACCGGGTCTTCGCCCGGAAGGAGCTCCCAGAACAGATCCCGGAGGTCTCCCTCCGAGGATCGGAGCTGGTGGAGGGACGGATGCCCATCGTGCAGCTCGTGGTCCGCGCGGGACTCGCTTCCAGCCGCAGCGAGGCACGGCGGCTCGTCCTGCAGGGGGGGGTACGGGTGGACGGGACACGGTTGGACGACCCCGAAGCGCGGGTGGAGGTTCGGGAGGGCATGGTGCTCCGCGTGGGCAAGCGTCGGTTCGCCCGCATCCGCCTGAGGGAGTGA
- a CDS encoding QueT transporter family protein, with protein MRGTTKIGWLVRAGIIAGVYAAVTVSLGELGYGPVQVRVSEALTVLPYLDPVSGTLGLALGVFIANLLGPYGLVDVVLGTLLSLGAALLTARMPRAWLAPLPPVVVNALGVPLYLQFLAGVPYWPTVGTVFLGQLVACYGIGYPLLLALQARPEILGWPSRRPR; from the coding sequence ATGAGAGGGACGACGAAGATCGGATGGTTGGTCCGGGCGGGGATCATCGCGGGCGTGTACGCGGCGGTCACCGTATCCCTGGGGGAGCTCGGCTACGGGCCCGTGCAGGTACGGGTTTCCGAAGCCCTCACCGTGCTCCCCTACCTGGACCCCGTCTCCGGAACCCTGGGGCTGGCGCTCGGGGTGTTCATCGCGAACCTGCTGGGCCCGTACGGACTGGTGGACGTGGTGCTGGGGACCCTCCTCAGCCTGGGGGCGGCCCTCCTCACCGCCCGTATGCCTAGGGCGTGGCTTGCGCCGCTTCCCCCGGTGGTGGTCAACGCCCTGGGCGTGCCGCTTTACCTCCAGTTCCTCGCGGGCGTGCCGTACTGGCCCACCGTGGGCACGGTGTTCCTCGGCCAGCTCGTGGCCTGTTACGGGATCGGGTACCCGCTGCTTCTGGCCCTCCAGGCCCGGCCGGAGATCCTGGGCTGGCCCTCCCGGAGGCCGCGATGA
- a CDS encoding phospholipid carrier-dependent glycosyltransferase, with amino-acid sequence MRPVWGMVLLLLAAAVLRFWRLGEPPKQFFDEIYYARTAQEYLTGRPIYEWTHPPLSKLLVAGSIRAFGFTPWGWRFASALAGVLGVAALYALGCAVLGDSRKGLTVAALGAWDSLLLVESRIAKPEIFLLLFGTAAYAAWWTALRTRRPGWYLAAGLCAGAAMATKWTGLTSAGILLVASLLAWRRGELAAPGANFAALLLLPAVPYTASYLPHLLRGETLGDLLRLHENMYRYHSTLVATHPYASRWWSWPLLLRPMWYHYEAHAGIMTGIFAVGNPMVWWAILPAVGFVAWRTARKSRPEDPFILAGFLLSYLPYAFIGRLLFVYHMLPALPFAYLAIAEALDAVERRMGRKWKRAYLLVVAMVFAFQLPVLVAYPVPARWLRWWIWMPTWV; translated from the coding sequence ATGCGCCCGGTCTGGGGAATGGTGCTCCTCCTGCTGGCGGCCGCCGTGTTGCGGTTCTGGCGGCTCGGGGAGCCCCCCAAGCAGTTCTTCGACGAGATCTACTACGCCCGGACCGCCCAGGAGTACCTCACGGGCCGCCCCATCTACGAGTGGACCCACCCGCCCCTCTCCAAGCTCCTCGTGGCGGGCAGCATCCGGGCCTTCGGCTTCACCCCGTGGGGGTGGCGGTTCGCATCCGCCCTGGCGGGGGTGCTGGGGGTGGCGGCCCTCTATGCCCTGGGATGCGCGGTGCTCGGGGATTCCCGTAAGGGCCTCACGGTGGCGGCCCTGGGCGCGTGGGACAGCCTGCTCCTGGTGGAGTCCCGGATCGCAAAGCCCGAGATCTTCCTCCTGCTCTTCGGCACCGCCGCCTACGCCGCGTGGTGGACGGCCCTCCGCACCCGCCGCCCGGGATGGTATCTCGCCGCAGGGCTCTGCGCGGGCGCGGCGATGGCCACGAAGTGGACGGGGCTCACGAGCGCGGGAATCCTGCTGGTCGCTAGCCTCCTCGCCTGGCGAAGAGGGGAACTCGCGGCTCCCGGGGCTAACTTCGCGGCCCTGCTGCTCCTCCCCGCGGTCCCCTACACGGCCTCCTACCTCCCCCACCTCCTGCGGGGGGAGACGCTTGGGGATCTTCTGCGCCTCCACGAGAACATGTACCGGTACCACAGCACCCTGGTGGCCACCCATCCGTACGCGAGCCGCTGGTGGAGCTGGCCGCTCCTGCTGCGGCCCATGTGGTACCACTACGAGGCGCACGCGGGGATCATGACGGGAATCTTCGCGGTGGGAAACCCGATGGTGTGGTGGGCCATCCTCCCTGCGGTCGGGTTTGTGGCCTGGCGCACGGCCCGCAAGAGCCGCCCAGAGGACCCGTTCATCCTCGCGGGATTCCTCCTGTCCTACCTCCCCTATGCCTTCATCGGCCGGCTCCTCTTCGTCTATCACATGTTGCCCGCCCTCCCTTTCGCGTATCTTGCCATCGCGGAGGCCCTGGACGCGGTGGAAAGGCGGATGGGAAGGAAGTGGAAGCGAGCGTACCTCCTCGTGGTGGCCATGGTCTTCGCGTTCCAGCTGCCGGTTCTCGTGGCCTATCCCGTGCCCGCCCGGTGGCTGCGGTGGTGGATCTGGATGCCCACATGGGTATGA
- a CDS encoding glycosyltransferase family 2 protein translates to MKPSLSAFFPAHNEEGNIEETVRRALEVLPAYAETFEVIVVDDGSTDRTAEVVRRLMEEDPRVRLVQHERNRGYGAALRTGFAVARYEWVFFSDADLQFDLADLGRLVLHTDRGDLIVGYRLRRRDPPHRRLIGRAWNLLVRWGFGVRVRDVDCAFKLLRREVVQRLPLRSDGAFISTELLCRAAALGARIVEVGVPHYPRRWGRQGGASLRVILRALQELWRLRRELRQASGSGEPASTPAPSDGGGRGRWSRGGGRGSTPRG, encoded by the coding sequence ATGAAGCCTTCCCTGAGTGCCTTCTTTCCCGCCCACAACGAGGAGGGAAACATCGAGGAAACCGTCCGGCGGGCACTCGAGGTGCTGCCCGCGTACGCGGAGACGTTTGAGGTCATCGTGGTAGACGACGGGAGTACGGACCGCACCGCGGAGGTGGTGCGCCGCCTCATGGAGGAGGACCCTCGCGTGCGGCTCGTGCAGCACGAGCGGAACCGGGGCTATGGAGCGGCCCTACGCACGGGATTTGCGGTCGCCCGGTACGAGTGGGTGTTCTTCAGCGACGCGGATCTGCAGTTCGATCTCGCGGATCTGGGCCGGCTCGTTCTCCACACGGATCGAGGGGACCTCATCGTGGGCTACCGGCTTCGACGTCGGGACCCGCCTCATCGTCGTCTCATCGGCCGGGCCTGGAACCTGCTGGTGCGGTGGGGATTCGGGGTGCGGGTGCGGGACGTGGACTGCGCCTTCAAGCTCCTGCGTCGGGAAGTGGTGCAGCGCCTGCCCCTGCGAAGCGATGGGGCCTTCATCAGCACGGAGTTGCTTTGCCGGGCCGCAGCCTTAGGAGCCCGCATCGTAGAGGTAGGAGTCCCGCACTACCCCCGGCGGTGGGGCCGACAGGGCGGGGCAAGCCTGCGGGTGATCCTCCGAGCCCTACAGGAGCTGTGGCGGCTTCGACGGGAGCTCAGGCAGGCTTCCGGGTCAGGAGAACCAGCATCCACCCCAGCGCCGTCAGATGGAGGAGGGAGAGGACGGTGGTCACGGGGGGGAGGAAGAGGTTCCACACCGCGTGGGTAA